A region of the bacterium genome:
AAACATTCAGCCGCTCATAATCTGCCTCTGTCATTGCTGTCAGTAAAAGGCTGCCCCCTTGGTAAACATAGCTTCTAAGCGTTTCTTGTTCATAAGAAGATAAAGGAAATTTTGGCGAATGAATGGCCACCATGTCATAGGCTTTTAAATCCAGGTAATCATGAAAAGCCTTTTTATTTAAGTGCAGTTGATCTGCAAGATATTCTTTTGCAATACTTAAACCCAGAGCATTTTTACTGCTGGCCAGAACACCTTCTTGCGATTTTCTCTGGTTGAGCTTGATTTGTGCCAAAAAATAAAGTCCTGTCAAAACCACCAGTGCAATCAGAGCAATCTGTTTATTTTTCATGATTGCTCCCACTTAGCATTGCTTCAAAGCGTTGAAGGTCTTTTTTTTGGGCAGGAGGTAAAAACATCAAGCTGTAAATGTTTTTTACTTCATTTTTGCGACCAAAATACTCCATTGGCGTTGTGGATAGGACAATCTTGTTTTGCTGCAAAAACCATTTCCACATAAGCCGAGCAGCCAAGGCATAGTTTTTTTGATTTTTTGCCAAGACATACATCTGATACAGACTCGATTTTTCTGAATTATCGTTCGCTAAACTGACGTTAGATATAGCATTGGCTTTTTTATTAAGAAAATACCGAATCACTAACAATATGCCCACCACAAATAGCATGCACACAATTGTAAGAATGATGGTTTTCCATGGCCATTGATAGTGATTGTTGATTTTATTCAGTCCATTAAACCATGTTCGAAGCCAACTTAAAACTGGCTCCACCCATGTTTGAAATAACTGGCTCATTTTTTCTTGCCAGGGTGAAGGCTCAATCACCAGGTCAGGCAAAGCTTGCTGCTCATGTTGCTTAAGCAACTGATCTAAACTTTTCTCTTGAGCATTCACCTGTCCATCATAATCTTAGATCCCCCACATGACAATATCTAAATCATTTGACAAAATACATAGAGTTTATTAATTATGCGACGCATAATTTAATTCTAACCAACAGGGGAACATTCAATGTATAAAAACATACTATCTTTAATGCTATTTTCAAGCTTAGCACTACAGACTGTTTATGGCCAAGACATAAGCCAAACAGAAGAAACACAAAGTTATAAACCACAAATCTTGTACATTGGTTCCTGGACCTCTGCCACTCCTTATTTAGAGCCAGTAGAAAATCGTTTGCCAGGACAATTATCAGCTGCCTTGAAACAAGAGGGCTTTGATCATGAAATGATTGATGTTTCTCAACCTTATTTTCAAATTGAATTACATATGCAGGACTACGTATACAAAGCCTTGGGCATGGGCAGCAGAGGTCTTTATTACACAAGTCCAGACTGGGAATCCAAATACGTAGACCAAGCCTTTTTAGATAAAGTAAAAGATGGCAGTATCAATCCAGATTGGATTTTTATTGAAGGCGGAGCTCGTGACTTAAACCTGGGTCACTTCAGTGAAACCATTGCTGATATGTTATTAAGAAATATTCCAGAAGCTAAAAACAAAAATGTTAACGTTGTGTTTCTGGGCGTTGCACCTCCTAAAAATGTTGCAGACGCAACCGTTGAATCAGTAAGAATCATGTCTAAAACAGTGTATGTTTCTAAAAGCCGTATCCAAGATGTTGAAGATGCCATTGCAGAATTAGATGCCTACTTTGCCACACTTACTCCAAAATACACCTATACAGATGACTCTGATGTAGCAATTGAAGACAGAAGAACCACCTTTGTTTCCACAACCTTAAATGGTTTAGACCCTGAGTCTGACTTTCAACTACCGGGTGAAGAAGCTTTAAGATTGGTCATGGAAGATGATTTTTATGAAGACACTCAGAAAAAAATTGAAAAGTTCAGAAACAATAAAAAAGTTTTAGAAGCTCAAAAAGCCTTAGAAAGTGCTCCCTTTGTTTTATCTCCATCTGGCATAGAAAAAGCGGTCAGCAACATTATGCGCAGCTTAACCGAACAAAGGTTTTTTGAGGTGGCACAATACTACCTAGAAGTTAATCAAAAAGACTAAATTAAACCTATACTCATTTTCTTAAAGCGCACGTCAATATAACGTGCGCTTTTTTTATTCTTATTGAATTTTTTAAGACTTAAGCTTTTATTGCAATTGCACAACTTACACGTATAGTTGAATCATGATCAGTTTATTGTTTGCGGGTATTTTAGGCCTTATTCTTTTATTGATTTCTAGAGCAACCATTGCAGCAAGGCGCAAATATAGAGTGAGTTTGGGCTATGGCGAGAAAAAAGACCCTTTATTTAATTATGTTAGTGCGCACGCCAACTTTTGTGCCTATACACCACTTTTCTTAATTCTTTTGTTTCTTTTGGAAAGTACTCAAAGCCTTCCAAATAGTTCTTTAATCATCATGGCCAGCTGCTTTACCTTTGGCAGGATCATTCACTTTTTTGCACTGACTAAAATGGAACTTAAGACGCCTCCTAATTTTAAGTTTAGGGTTTTAGGCATGGTCTTAACCTTGGGAAGCCTTGGCGTTTTATCCATTGGAGCTATTTTTAAAAGTCTTTACCTTATTCTATAGTGCTACAATGAACTGTAGCGCATGCTCAAAGTTTTAGGCTCAGGTAATTTTAAGCAAACGATTGCGTTGGCCATCAATATTGGGCATGATGACATATTGTTTTTTGGGTTGCTTAATATGAGAAACTTCTTTAAGCGTTCTAAAACCATCCATTTGCGTTACCTGGTTTAAAATAGACTGAAAAATAGTTAAATTGAGTCTCTCTTTTGGCCCAACACCAAAAAAACAAATGCTGCCAATCCCTTTAAATTTTTTAGGGATGTACCAAAGGTATTCTGTCAAATGCCCGGTAAAACGTTTACTTCTTAAGGCTTGGCCTAAAAAATGATTGATGTTGTTATCCAAAATCATGGCCAAAGGATGCTGTGCTTTTTCTCCTGCATATACGGGAACATACAAAACATCACATTTTAATTCCTCAAAAACTTGTCCATAATGCTTAACAATTTTTTTATGATTTTGTCGTTGACGAAACTTTTCAAACATTATCGTTGATACTCCTTGGCAATTCTATCCAACACTCCGTTGACAAAACTGGAGGTTTTTTCATCACCATATTTTTTTCCCAATTCTACTGCTTCATTAATGGCAACTGCAGATGCAATTTTTTCTACTGCAAATACCATTTCATAAACCCCTATTCTTAAAATGCTTTTATCAATTTTTCCTAGTCGATACAATTTCCAATGTTCTAGTGCTTTCTCTAAAATTTCATCAATGGCTTTTTGGTGATCTTCAACACCATAAATGATGGTTTGCATGTAATTGGCATCGGCATTTTTGACTTCAAAATGTCCTTGAAAAAGATGCCGTGCTTCATGCGCTTCCACATCAGCGTAGTCCATAAAGTATAAGATTTGCAAAGCTTGCTCTCTTGAACGCCGTCGCTTAATCATTGTGAAACCTTTATCTCTCTGAATTTTTGAGCCAACAGTATGGCTGCGTGGCAGGCTTCTTCACCTTTACGCCCATGCTCGCCATTCACTCTTGCTTGTGCTTGTGCCATATTTTCTACACTGAGGATGGCATTTCCAACCGGCAAAGCGTACTCTCTAGCAACTTGATCAATTGCAGGAAAAACAGTGTCACAAATATGATCGTAATGAGAGGTTTCTCCTCGAATGACACAACCGGTCACCACAACGGCATCATAGTGTTTATGTCTGGCAATAAACGCTAACATCTGCGGAATCTCTAAAGTGCCAGTAACCTCGTACTCATCAACAAAAGACGCCGCATGCAAAGCTTTTGTAGTTTTTTTTACTTGCTCACTGACCTGTTTAAGTAAATCTTGATGCCAAGAGGCTTTAATCAATGCTACTGCATAAGGGCTTTGTTTTTTATCCAAAGCAGCACTATATTTATCTTGAGTTTTCATGGCCAATTACAGCGTTATTTAATGCTTAACAAATGCCCCATTTTTTCTTGCTTGGTTTTTAAATAGTTTTCATTCACTTTATTAGAGGGTGTTTCTAGTGCAACTCTATCAACAACTTCTAAACCATAGCCTTCTAAGCCAACAATTTTTCTTGGGTTGTTGGTCAAGAGCTTCATTTTTTCTACGCCAAGCGTACTTAAAATTTGTGCGCCAACACCATACTCTCTTAAGTCTGACTTAAAACCAAGTTTTTCGTTGGCTGCAATGGTATCATGCCCTTGGTCTTGCAAGGCATAGGCCTTTATTTTATTGACCAAACCAATGCCACGTCCCTCTTGACGCAAATACAACAGAACGCCTTGCTCTGCTTGGCCAATCATTTCCAACGCTTTATGCAACTGACCTTGGCAATCACAACGAAGCGAACCCAAAACATCCCCAGTAAAACATTCTGAATGCACTCTAACCAAAGTAGGTTTTTCAGGATCTATTTTTCCTTTAACCAAAGCCACATGTTGATACTGATCAATTTTGCTTTCAAACAACCTTAACTCAAAGCCATCAGAAAAAGTGTTGGGCAATGGTGCTCTTGCCACTTCTTGCACCAAAGATTCATATTTTAAACGATACGCCGTAATATCGGCTACACTAACAATTGGAATATCATGCTTGGCAGAAAATTTTTCCAAGTCTGGTCTGCGCGCCATGGTTCCATCTTCTTTCATAATCTCACAAATTACTGCTGCTGGCTCTAAACCTGTCATCCGAGCCAAATCAACTGAGCCTTCAGTTTGCCCGGTACGCACCAAAACCCCACCTTTTCTGGCACGTAGGGGAAAGATATGCCCAGGTCTGGCTAAATCATCTGCTTTGGCATTGGGGTTAACCGCAGTTAAAATAGTATGTGCACGATCATGTGCCGATATACCGGTTGTAACACCCTCTTTGGCTTCAATGGATACGGTAAAAGCTGTGGTAAAACGTGAAGTATTGTCTTGCACCATCATGGGCAAATTCAAAGCGTCGCATTTTTCCTCAGTCATCGCCAAACAAATCAATCCTCGTCCATGCATGCTCATAAAATTAATGCTTTCAGCTGTCACCTTTTCAGCAACCACCACCAAGTCACCTTCGTTTTCTCTGTCCTCATCATCCACCAAGATGATCATCTTGCCCATTTTTAATCGCTCTAAGGCTTCTTGTATTTCTTTGTATTTCATTGTTTAATCCTCAATTTTTTATATTCCAAATAAAATTGACTTACATGAGCGGCTTTGAGCTCAGCTTTGCTGAGCGATGCTAAGCGACTGTAAATCAATTTTTATTTTTTTAAATCTTTCCTTTCAGTTGCTCCAAGTACGGCTGTATGCTTTTCACAATATACTTACCTACCATATCAAACTCTATGTTAATTGGTGTGCCTTTGTTTAGGTCATTGAGATTGGTCATTTCTAAGGTTTTTGGAATCAGCATCACATCAAACTCACTTTGATTGACATGATTAACTGTTAGGCTGACCCCATTAAGTGTGACAGAGCCTTTACTGACCAACATATTATCCTCTAATAATTCTTTGGGCACTGTAAAGCTGACTTGTTTATACTCCTGGTCAACTGCTTTTATATCTAGAATCTGACACTGCCCATCAACGTGACCACTGACCATATGCCCATCTAAGGTTGCATTGGCTGACATGGCCATTTCTAAATTAACGGCAATGTTTTTTTCTGAACAATATTTGAGATTGGTTTTGTGTATGCTCTCTTGAGAAACTTGAAATGCAATGTGGTCTTTTGAAAAATCGACTAGCGTCAAACAACAGCCGTTAACCGCAATACTTTGACCCAACCACAACTTTTCTAGAGGCCAGGGATTGTCCAAAACCAATTGATCTTGCTTAAGTGCCTGAACAAAAACTTTTTTTTGTACAATTCCGGTAAACATGTCTTCAAAGAACCTCTTGGACCATACACACGGTTAGGCACCAAACAACTTATTTTTTAAGACACCCGTGCGTGTCCGTTGTACCACTGAATGTGGTCTTCTGATGTGTTTATAACAAAACATGGCCTTTGCTGTAAAGCCTTAATTTTTGGGCCCTTGATCAAACCTTGCCCCTTTAAGACCTTGTTTTTACTCTGATAAACACAGTACTCTTGGATATCGCCTTGCGCATCCAAATACTCAATCAAACGGGCTCCACCTTCAACCAAAACTCTATGAACACCTTGTTTATATAAATCTTGCCAAAAATCATCCAGATTTAAGCCCGCTTGAGCATTCCGCTTTGTAGCATACAAATGAACACCCATGCGCTTCAACTGGTTTTTTTTATCTGGCTGTGCCTGGGCCTCATCATAAATCACTGTAACCTTTTCTGGGTGTTTGAGTATTTGGCGGTCTAAACTTATTTTAAGCGCAGGATCAACAACGCCAATGGCCATACTGTAATCTCTATTTAAACCTCTGACATTAAGTTTTGGGTTGTCAATATTCACCGTATTCACGCCGACCATGATAAGCTTGCTTAAAGCCCGTAATTTCATAGTTCTTCTTTGACAGGACCAGCCAGAAATTTTTTCTTGTTTATTCAAGCTCCCCATATAACCATTGCTCGACAATGCAAACTTTGCCGTCACATAAGGCTTGTGTTCTTCAATGGCGTAAAAGAAGGCCCTATTAAACCATAAGCATTGTTCTTCTAAAACCGGGCCAATAACCTTAACCCCATGCTGTTTTAAAAAAGCCAAGCCTTGACCGGCAACTTTAGGATTGGGATCCTGACAGCCATAAACCACGGTTTCAATTTTTTTTTCAACAATGCGTTGTGCGCAAGGCCCTGTTTTACCATGATGCGCGCAAGGCTCTAAATTAACATATAAAGTGGCGTGTGGATGTTTGTCTGAGGAAAAGTTCTTTAAAGCATTGGCTTCAGCATGCGCTTGGCCATGTCGTTCATGGTAGCCTTGATGAATCAATTTTCCTTGATCAACAATCACACACCCTACCATGGGATTGGGTTGCGTCTGTTTCATGGCTTTTTGTGCAAGCACCAAGCAGCGCTTCATCCAGTATTCATGGCTATGCTTGAGTTCTTGCCCCATCAATCATACAAAGGAAACTGCTGACACAGTTGCTTAACCTCACCTTTCAACTGAGTGTAAATCGTTTCATCATCCATATGGTTCAATGCACGATCTATCATACCCGCAATCTGCTGCATTTCTTTTTCTTGCATGCCACGGCTGCTTAAAGCCGGTGTTCCTATGCGAATTCCACTGGTGACAAACGGTGACTGTGCATCAAACGGCACCATATTTTTATTCACCGCTATACCAACAGACTCTAGAACTTCCTCAGCTTGTTTACCGGTTAAATTACGTTGCGTTAAATCCACTAAAACCAAATGGTTGTCCGTTCCACCACTGACCAAGTGATAGCCTTTAGCCAACAGGGCATCTGCCAATGCCTTGGCATTCTTTATCACCTGTTGGGTATAAGTTTTAAACTCTGGCTTTAAAGCTTGCCCAAAAGCAATTGCTTTTGCCAATATGGTATGCATCATGGGTCCACCCTGCATCCCCGGGAAAACAGCGCTGTTGACTTTTTTGGCTAAAGCTTCATCTTGGGTTAAAATCAACCCACCTCTGGGACCTCTTAAACTTTTTTGTGTCGTTGACGTTACAAAATGACAATGTGGCACAGGACTGGGATGTTCCCCACTGGCCACCAAGCCAGAAATATGAGCCATATCGCACAACAAGTAAGCATCTACTTTTTTAGCAATTTGTGCAAAACGTTCAAAGTCAATGATTCTAGAATAAGCACTGGCACCACACACGATCATCTTGGGTTGATGCTTTATAGCCAAAGCTTCCACCTCATCGTAGTCAATCAACTGTTCCTCTTGACTGACTCCATAGGGAATAACCTGATAAATTTTTCCAGAGAAATTCACTGGGCTACCATGGGTTAAATGACCCCCATGCGCCAAGTTCATGGCCAAGATTGTATCTCCTGGTTTGAGCACAGAAAAATACACCGCCATATTGGCTTGCGCTCCAGAATGGGGCTGAACATTGGCGTATTTGCTCCCAAACAATTGTTGAGCTCTATCAATGGCTAAAGTCTCTGCCTGGTCAACCACTTCACAACCGCTGTAATAGCGCTTTCCAGGATAGCCCTCAGCATATTTATTGGTCAGAGTTGACCCCATGGCTTGCATCACAGCTTTACTGGTGAAGTTTTCTGAGGCAATCATTTCAAGGTGATCTTCTTGCCTTTGGGTTTCTGCTTGCATCAACTCCCAAGCAACCGGGTCACTGGTTTTAATATCTTCATTCAACATTTATTTCCTTTCTTAAGGGGAAATATTGGCCCCTTCTTTGATCAAGACGTCGGTCTTGATCAAATTTAAAGCTATACTTGTGAAGAGCAAGGCTTTGCCTTGCGATGACCTAGTATAACTTATGCCGCTTTTAGCGGCCAGCACACCCAGGTCGAATTCGGCACAAGGCCTCTCCTCCACCTTTCTCTTAACACCCACTTAAACTGTGAATCTTCTCCACGCGTCCTGCCTTCTTCAAGGGGGGATCTTCCCCCCTTCTTTGATCAAGACGCGGTCTTGATCAAATTCATCCCACCCAGGTCGAATTCGGCACAAGGCCTCTCCTCCACCTTTCTCTTAACACCCACTTAAACTGTGAATCTTCTCCACGCGTCTTTGGTGTCTGCCGCCTTCAAAGTCGGTGTTTAAAAATATTTTGAGCAGGTTTTTTGCGGTTGCTTGATCGATCACTCTTGATCCAAAACACACTACATTGGCGTCATTGTGTTGACGGCTCATCTGGGTTTCAAACTCAGACTGAACCAATGCTGCGCGAATACCTTTGTACTTGTTTGCCGCAATACTTATTCCAATGCCTGTGCCACAAAGCAATACACCAACATGTTGAGGGTTTTTGATCACTTCTTTACACACTTTTTGAGCATAATCAGGGTAATCCACAGAACTTTCATCATGGGTCCCCATATCCACTAGCTGATCTGGTGCGTAGTGCAAGTCATGCTTAAGATAGTCAATAAGCCCTTTTTTTAATTCAAAGGCCGCATGATCACCGCCAATATAAATTTTTTTAGGCTGTATTTTCATAGACATCAAGAAAACTTTTTAAAAATCAAACAACCGTTGGTTCCACCAAAACCAAAAGAATTACTCAACACGGCTTCAACTTTATGCTGTTGTGCTTCATTAGGAACATAATCCAAATCACACGCTGGATCTGGTGTTGTGTAATTGATGGTTGGAGGCACAAATTGATGATGAATACTTAACACACTGTACACAGCCTCTACACCACCTGCTGCACCCAACAAGTGACCTGTCATAGACTTGGTTGAGCTTACTTTAAGTTGCTTGGCATGATCTTTAAATAAGGCCTTAATAGCCGCGGTTTCTCCAGCATCATTGAGTTGGGTTGAGGTTCCATGGGCATTGATATAATCTAAATCATCCGTATTCATCTGTGCATCAGTCAATGCTGCTTGCATACAGCGAATTGCGCCTTCTCCATCAGGGGAAGGCGCGGTCATATGGTGTGCATCTGCACTCATGCCATAGCCCGCAAGTTCTGCATAAATCCTTGCACCTCTTTTTTGAGCGTGCTCTAAGCTTTCTAAAACAACAATACCTGCACCTTCACCCATAACAAAACCATCTCTGTCTAAATCAAATGGACGACTGGCAAGTTCTGGTTCATCGTTACGTTTAGATAATGCGCGCATGGCACCAAAACCGCCAACTGCTAAAGGCGATATGGTTGATTCTGTACCACCAGCAATCATCACATCGGCGTCACCACGTTCTATTATTTTTGCAGCATCGCCAATATTATGGGTGCCCGTTGTACATGCTGTTACGGTACAAGCATTGGGGCCCTTTGCACCCAAAGCAATAGAAATCTGACCTGGAGCCAAGTTGGCAATAATTTTTGGAATAAAAAATGGAGAAACTCTCCTAGGTCCTTTTTCCAAAATGGTTTTATGGGTTTCTTCAATGGTGCCGATACCCCCTAAACCTGCTCCAACCATAACACCCACACGCTCTGCATTAGCATCATTAATCTCTAGGCCAGAGTCTTGATGAGCCATCAAAGCTGCTGTTAATGAATACTGAATAAACAGATCCATTTGCTTGATGCTTTTTGGATCTATACTTTGCGTTGGATCATAACCTTTAACTTCAGCTGCAA
Encoded here:
- a CDS encoding MAPEG family protein, yielding MISLLFAGILGLILLLISRATIAARRKYRVSLGYGEKKDPLFNYVSAHANFCAYTPLFLILLFLLESTQSLPNSSLIIMASCFTFGRIIHFFALTKMELKTPPNFKFRVLGMVLTLGSLGVLSIGAIFKSLYLIL
- the nusB gene encoding transcription antitermination factor NusB; the protein is MIKRRRSREQALQILYFMDYADVEAHEARHLFQGHFEVKNADANYMQTIIYGVEDHQKAIDEILEKALEHWKLYRLGKIDKSILRIGVYEMVFAVEKIASAVAINEAVELGKKYGDEKTSSFVNGVLDRIAKEYQR
- the ribH gene encoding 6,7-dimethyl-8-ribityllumazine synthase; the protein is MKTQDKYSAALDKKQSPYAVALIKASWHQDLLKQVSEQVKKTTKALHAASFVDEYEVTGTLEIPQMLAFIARHKHYDAVVVTGCVIRGETSHYDHICDTVFPAIDQVAREYALPVGNAILSVENMAQAQARVNGEHGRKGEEACHAAILLAQKFREIKVSQ
- a CDS encoding bifunctional 3,4-dihydroxy-2-butanone-4-phosphate synthase/GTP cyclohydrolase II, translating into MKYKEIQEALERLKMGKMIILVDDEDRENEGDLVVVAEKVTAESINFMSMHGRGLICLAMTEEKCDALNLPMMVQDNTSRFTTAFTVSIEAKEGVTTGISAHDRAHTILTAVNPNAKADDLARPGHIFPLRARKGGVLVRTGQTEGSVDLARMTGLEPAAVICEIMKEDGTMARRPDLEKFSAKHDIPIVSVADITAYRLKYESLVQEVARAPLPNTFSDGFELRLFESKIDQYQHVALVKGKIDPEKPTLVRVHSECFTGDVLGSLRCDCQGQLHKALEMIGQAEQGVLLYLRQEGRGIGLVNKIKAYALQDQGHDTIAANEKLGFKSDLREYGVGAQILSTLGVEKMKLLTNNPRKIVGLEGYGLEVVDRVALETPSNKVNENYLKTKQEKMGHLLSIK
- a CDS encoding riboflavin synthase — encoded protein: MFTGIVQKKVFVQALKQDQLVLDNPWPLEKLWLGQSIAVNGCCLTLVDFSKDHIAFQVSQESIHKTNLKYCSEKNIAVNLEMAMSANATLDGHMVSGHVDGQCQILDIKAVDQEYKQVSFTVPKELLEDNMLVSKGSVTLNGVSLTVNHVNQSEFDVMLIPKTLEMTNLNDLNKGTPINIEFDMVGKYIVKSIQPYLEQLKGKI
- the ribD gene encoding bifunctional diaminohydroxyphosphoribosylaminopyrimidine deaminase/5-amino-6-(5-phosphoribosylamino)uracil reductase RibD, producing the protein MKQTQPNPMVGCVIVDQGKLIHQGYHERHGQAHAEANALKNFSSDKHPHATLYVNLEPCAHHGKTGPCAQRIVEKKIETVVYGCQDPNPKVAGQGLAFLKQHGVKVIGPVLEEQCLWFNRAFFYAIEEHKPYVTAKFALSSNGYMGSLNKQEKISGWSCQRRTMKLRALSKLIMVGVNTVNIDNPKLNVRGLNRDYSMAIGVVDPALKISLDRQILKHPEKVTVIYDEAQAQPDKKNQLKRMGVHLYATKRNAQAGLNLDDFWQDLYKQGVHRVLVEGGARLIEYLDAQGDIQEYCVYQSKNKVLKGQGLIKGPKIKALQQRPCFVINTSEDHIQWYNGHARVS
- a CDS encoding serine hydroxymethyltransferase, encoding MLNEDIKTSDPVAWELMQAETQRQEDHLEMIASENFTSKAVMQAMGSTLTNKYAEGYPGKRYYSGCEVVDQAETLAIDRAQQLFGSKYANVQPHSGAQANMAVYFSVLKPGDTILAMNLAHGGHLTHGSPVNFSGKIYQVIPYGVSQEEQLIDYDEVEALAIKHQPKMIVCGASAYSRIIDFERFAQIAKKVDAYLLCDMAHISGLVASGEHPSPVPHCHFVTSTTQKSLRGPRGGLILTQDEALAKKVNSAVFPGMQGGPMMHTILAKAIAFGQALKPEFKTYTQQVIKNAKALADALLAKGYHLVSGGTDNHLVLVDLTQRNLTGKQAEEVLESVGIAVNKNMVPFDAQSPFVTSGIRIGTPALSSRGMQEKEMQQIAGMIDRALNHMDDETIYTQLKGEVKQLCQQFPLYD
- the rpiB gene encoding ribose 5-phosphate isomerase B — encoded protein: MSMKIQPKKIYIGGDHAAFELKKGLIDYLKHDLHYAPDQLVDMGTHDESSVDYPDYAQKVCKEVIKNPQHVGVLLCGTGIGISIAANKYKGIRAALVQSEFETQMSRQHNDANVVCFGSRVIDQATAKNLLKIFLNTDFEGGRHQRRVEKIHSLSGC
- the fabF gene encoding beta-ketoacyl-ACP synthase II gives rise to the protein MKKRVVVTGLGTITPLGLNVEENLLAIQSGKSGVGKITRFDCEQYTTQIAAEVKGYDPTQSIDPKSIKQMDLFIQYSLTAALMAHQDSGLEINDANAERVGVMVGAGLGGIGTIEETHKTILEKGPRRVSPFFIPKIIANLAPGQISIALGAKGPNACTVTACTTGTHNIGDAAKIIERGDADVMIAGGTESTISPLAVGGFGAMRALSKRNDEPELASRPFDLDRDGFVMGEGAGIVVLESLEHAQKRGARIYAELAGYGMSADAHHMTAPSPDGEGAIRCMQAALTDAQMNTDDLDYINAHGTSTQLNDAGETAAIKALFKDHAKQLKVSSTKSMTGHLLGAAGGVEAVYSVLSIHHQFVPPTINYTTPDPACDLDYVPNEAQQHKVEAVLSNSFGFGGTNGCLIFKKFS